A region of Paenibacillus sp. JNUCC-31 DNA encodes the following proteins:
- a CDS encoding S1C family serine protease: MRVLGKKAVAMLMTAVLSVSVATTAGAAETAKGMKAKMVDGQVYVNSTDLVKAIGGSGQYDAKTGTYQYKGSEAIPKVIEKVSPSVVGIIGKSDEAQDGVTSDRYNLAHGTGVIIRSNGWIVTNAHVVDGLTNPLVVTTDGNTYKITKTYSDPLSDLALIKINAKSLQTATFAKASQTTVGETVIAIGTPISFSLRNSATVGVISGLNRGVEATYRLIQTDTAINPGNSGGPLVNMKGEVVGINSMKFSAVGIESMGFSIPVDTVQYITNQFFKYGKIKRASLGLQLEESWSAIVGLPTDDPLTVTGVLSAEAKKAKIKEGDLLYSVAGTRVSSAVDINELLKKYLPGQKMKLLMQSDGDIVTRTVILADRADIQDDEDEQFPIDEDQ; this comes from the coding sequence ATGAGAGTGTTGGGGAAAAAGGCCGTAGCCATGTTGATGACTGCTGTACTCTCGGTTAGTGTTGCGACAACGGCTGGAGCAGCAGAGACTGCCAAGGGAATGAAAGCTAAAATGGTCGATGGACAAGTCTATGTCAATTCAACGGATTTGGTCAAAGCGATTGGCGGAAGTGGGCAGTATGATGCCAAAACCGGAACGTATCAGTATAAGGGTAGTGAAGCCATTCCGAAAGTGATCGAAAAGGTATCTCCGTCCGTTGTTGGTATCATCGGCAAATCTGATGAAGCTCAGGATGGGGTCACATCAGACCGCTATAACCTGGCTCATGGCACAGGCGTGATTATCCGCTCCAACGGCTGGATTGTGACAAATGCTCATGTAGTAGATGGATTAACTAATCCTCTGGTCGTGACGACCGATGGCAATACATACAAAATTACGAAAACATACAGTGATCCATTGAGCGATCTCGCCCTGATCAAAATTAATGCCAAATCTCTTCAAACAGCGACCTTTGCCAAAGCTTCACAGACAACGGTTGGAGAAACCGTCATCGCCATTGGTACACCGATCTCTTTCTCTTTGCGTAACTCGGCAACGGTAGGTGTGATCAGTGGGCTTAATCGCGGGGTGGAGGCCACCTATCGGTTGATTCAAACCGATACGGCCATTAATCCGGGCAACAGCGGGGGACCGCTGGTCAATATGAAAGGTGAAGTCGTTGGCATTAACTCCATGAAATTTTCAGCAGTGGGTATCGAGAGTATGGGGTTTTCAATCCCGGTAGATACCGTTCAATATATAACCAATCAATTCTTTAAGTACGGAAAAATCAAACGCGCAAGCCTTGGTCTGCAACTGGAAGAGAGCTGGTCTGCGATTGTGGGACTGCCTACAGATGATCCATTGACGGTCACGGGTGTGCTGTCGGCTGAAGCGAAGAAAGCCAAAATTAAAGAAGGCGATCTGTTATACAGTGTGGCAGGCACACGTGTATCCTCTGCTGTCGACATCAATGAGTTGCTCAAGAAGTATTTGCCCGGACAAAAGATGAAGTTGTTGATGCAATCAGACGGTGATATTGTCACTCGCACCGTGATACTCGCTGATCGGGCGGACATTCAGGACGATGAAGACGAACAGTTCCCTATAGATGAAGATCAATAA
- the uvrA gene encoding excinuclease ABC subunit UvrA encodes MASENIVIKGARAHNLKNIDITIPRDRFVVLTGLSGSGKSSLAFDTIYAEGQRRYVESLSAYARQFLGQMEKPDVDSIEGLSPAISIDQKTTSRNPRSTVGTVTEIYDYLRLLFARIGHPHCPDHGVEITSQTVEQMVDRIMQYPERTRLQILAPIVSGRKGEHKSVFSDIAKQGFVRVRVNGELRDLSEDIQLEKNKKHTIEVVVDRIVIKEDVQSRLADSIETALNLSGGQLLVDIMGEEELRFSSNFACPVCGFSIDELAPRMFSFNSPFGACPECDGLGVKMIVDPDLLVPDRSKTIEDGAFDAWTGGTSTYYPQFLKSVCEHFNIPQNVPVEDLPAEQMNKLLLGTGTEKIRFRYENDFGQRKEALVTFEGIVNNLERRYRETASEGIREFIEGYMSAKPCGTCKGHRLKRESLAVTINDHNMAYVTSLSIGEAGRFFDSLQLSEKEQTIAKLILKEINSRLGFLVNVGLDYLTLSRAAGTLSGGEAQRIRLATQIGSSLMGVLYILDEPSIGLHQRDNDRLISTLAHMRDIGNTLIVVEHDEDTMLAADYIIDIGPGAGIHGGTVMSQGTPEEIMNDENSLTGQYLSGRKFIPVRTERRSVGDRWLEVRGAKENNLKNLNVKIPVGVFTAVTGVSGSGKSTLINEILYKTLARDLNRARVRPGMHKEIRGLEHIDKVIDIDQSPIGRTPRSNPATYTGVFDDIRDLFAQTNEAKVRGYKKGRFSFNIKGGRCEACRGDGIIKIEMHFLPDVYVPCEVCKGKRYNRETLEVRYKNKNIADVLEMTVEDATQFFENIPKIHRKMQTLLDVGLGYINLGQPATTLSGGEAQRVKLASELYRRSTGKTIYILDEPTTGLHVDDIDRLLNVLHRLVDSGESVLVIEHNLDVIKTADYIVDLGPEGGSGGGTIVATGTPEDIIKVEASYTGKYLKPVLERDTERSKTLQLTE; translated from the coding sequence TTGGCGAGCGAGAACATTGTCATTAAAGGCGCGCGAGCGCATAACCTGAAGAACATCGATATCACCATCCCGCGTGACCGTTTTGTCGTATTGACCGGTCTGAGTGGCTCAGGCAAGTCCTCGCTGGCTTTTGACACGATATATGCCGAAGGACAACGACGTTATGTGGAATCGTTGTCGGCCTATGCACGACAGTTTCTGGGACAGATGGAGAAACCGGATGTCGATTCCATTGAAGGGTTGTCCCCGGCTATCTCCATAGATCAGAAAACGACAAGTCGTAACCCGCGTTCCACCGTCGGAACCGTTACGGAGATTTATGATTATCTGCGTCTGTTATTTGCACGTATTGGGCATCCTCATTGCCCGGATCATGGTGTGGAGATCACATCCCAGACCGTAGAGCAGATGGTAGACCGCATCATGCAATATCCTGAGCGGACCCGGCTACAGATTTTGGCACCGATTGTCTCAGGCCGTAAAGGGGAACACAAAAGTGTGTTTTCCGATATTGCAAAGCAAGGGTTTGTCCGTGTACGGGTAAACGGGGAATTACGTGATTTATCTGAAGATATCCAATTGGAAAAGAACAAAAAACATACAATTGAAGTCGTCGTTGACCGGATTGTCATCAAGGAAGATGTGCAATCACGGTTGGCGGACTCGATTGAGACTGCACTTAATCTGTCTGGCGGACAGTTATTGGTAGATATTATGGGTGAGGAAGAGCTGCGCTTCAGTTCCAACTTTGCCTGCCCGGTATGCGGATTTAGTATTGATGAGTTGGCTCCGCGGATGTTTTCATTCAACAGTCCGTTTGGAGCTTGTCCAGAATGTGATGGTTTAGGTGTCAAAATGATAGTTGACCCTGATCTGCTGGTACCAGATCGCAGTAAAACGATTGAAGACGGTGCTTTTGATGCCTGGACAGGTGGAACGTCAACCTATTACCCGCAGTTCCTTAAGTCGGTATGCGAACACTTTAACATTCCGCAAAACGTACCTGTAGAGGATCTCCCTGCTGAACAGATGAACAAGCTGTTACTGGGGACAGGTACGGAGAAAATACGTTTCCGGTATGAGAATGATTTTGGTCAACGGAAAGAGGCTCTGGTTACCTTTGAAGGGATTGTCAATAATCTGGAGCGTCGTTACCGTGAGACAGCATCCGAAGGTATCCGTGAATTCATTGAAGGTTATATGAGTGCGAAGCCTTGTGGTACATGCAAAGGACACCGACTGAAACGTGAGAGCCTTGCTGTTACCATTAACGATCACAACATGGCGTATGTAACAAGCTTGTCCATTGGAGAAGCTGGTCGTTTCTTCGATTCACTGCAATTGAGTGAGAAGGAGCAGACTATTGCCAAACTTATTTTAAAAGAAATCAACAGCCGCCTCGGATTCCTGGTGAACGTAGGTCTGGATTACCTGACCCTGAGTCGTGCTGCCGGAACATTGTCTGGTGGTGAAGCCCAACGGATCAGATTGGCGACACAAATCGGTTCCAGTCTCATGGGTGTATTGTACATTCTGGACGAGCCAAGTATCGGTTTGCATCAACGGGATAATGATCGCCTGATCTCTACCCTTGCTCATATGCGGGATATCGGTAACACTCTGATTGTCGTTGAACATGATGAAGATACAATGCTGGCTGCCGACTATATCATTGACATTGGTCCGGGTGCAGGTATCCACGGGGGTACCGTGATGTCGCAGGGTACACCGGAAGAGATCATGAATGACGAGAACTCGCTAACAGGTCAATATTTAAGTGGACGCAAGTTCATTCCGGTACGTACCGAACGCCGTAGTGTTGGAGACCGATGGCTGGAAGTGCGCGGAGCGAAGGAAAATAATCTGAAAAACCTGAATGTGAAAATTCCGGTAGGTGTATTTACCGCGGTAACAGGCGTCTCCGGCTCGGGTAAATCAACGCTGATCAATGAGATTTTGTACAAAACACTGGCTCGTGATCTAAACCGTGCACGCGTACGCCCAGGTATGCACAAAGAAATTCGGGGTCTGGAACATATTGATAAAGTCATTGATATCGACCAGTCGCCAATCGGGCGGACACCACGGTCTAACCCGGCTACGTACACAGGTGTCTTTGATGACATCCGGGATCTGTTTGCACAGACCAATGAAGCCAAAGTGCGCGGATACAAAAAGGGTCGGTTTAGTTTTAACATTAAAGGTGGACGTTGTGAAGCTTGTCGCGGGGACGGCATTATCAAGATCGAGATGCACTTCCTGCCGGACGTCTATGTACCTTGCGAGGTCTGCAAAGGCAAACGGTACAACCGTGAAACACTTGAGGTCAGATACAAAAACAAAAATATTGCAGATGTGCTTGAAATGACGGTAGAGGATGCAACGCAATTCTTTGAGAACATTCCGAAAATTCATCGCAAAATGCAAACCTTGCTCGACGTGGGCTTGGGTTACATTAACTTGGGGCAGCCTGCAACAACGTTATCCGGCGGCGAGGCACAACGGGTGAAACTTGCTTCCGAGCTGTATCGCCGCAGTACGGGCAAAACGATATACATCTTGGATGAGCCAACCACGGGTCTGCATGTCGATGACATCGATCGTCTGCTGAACGTACTGCATCGTCTGGTGGACTCCGGCGAATCCGTATTGGTTATCGAGCATAACCTGGACGTTATCAAAACAGCCGATTATATCGTTGATCTGGGCCCGGAAGGCGGCAGTGGTGGAGGAACCATCGTTGCGACAGGCACGCCAGAGGATATTATTAAAGTGGAAGCTTCCTATACAGGCAAGTACTTGAAGCCAGTCTTGGAGCGGGATACGGAACGAAGCAAAACGTTACAATTGACGGAGTAA
- the uvrB gene encoding excinuclease ABC subunit UvrB, whose product MSDIIMSDKTFEIESEFSPQGDQPAAIEELVKGVQEGKRYQTLLGATGTGKTFTIAQTIAKLQRPTLIIAHNKTLAAQLASEFKDFFPNNMVEYFVSYYDYFQPEAYIPSSDTYIEKDSSINEEIDKLRHAATSSLFERRDVIIVASVSCIYGLGSPHSYSSMLLSLRVGMEKPRNQILSRLVEIQYQRNDINFVRGTFRVRGDVIEIFPASKGEHAIRVELFGDEIEKITEIDVLTGELVGEREHIAIFPASHFVTQEETMRVALVNIERELEERLEVLREQGKLLEAQRLEQRTRYDIEMMKEVGFCSGIENYSGPLTFRERGDTPYTLMDYFPDDMLIVVDESHVTLPQIRAMYNGDQARKNVLVEHGFRLPSALDNRPLKFEEFEGKMNQIIYVSATPGPYEIEHTDTMVQQIIRPTGLLDPIIELRPTKGQIDDLIGEINDRIAKDERVLITTLTKKMSEDLTDYLKEVGIKVRYLHSEIKTLERMAILRDLRLGTFHVLIGINLLREGLDLPEVSLVAILDADKEGFLRSERSLIQTIGRAARNSEGRVILYGDKVTDSMDKAIKETERRRAIQIEYNEKHGITPQTIRKKVRDVIEATKVAESKKDYLTGAAEKMSKKERQSLIQRLEAEMKDAAKNLQFERAAELRDALLELRAE is encoded by the coding sequence ATGAGCGATATTATAATGAGCGACAAAACGTTCGAAATCGAGTCAGAGTTTTCTCCCCAAGGTGATCAGCCTGCAGCCATTGAAGAATTGGTGAAGGGTGTTCAGGAGGGGAAGAGATATCAGACGCTGCTGGGTGCAACCGGTACGGGTAAAACGTTCACCATTGCACAGACGATTGCCAAGCTGCAACGTCCCACGCTGATTATTGCCCACAATAAGACGCTGGCAGCACAGCTTGCAAGTGAGTTCAAAGATTTTTTTCCGAATAACATGGTTGAGTATTTTGTCAGTTACTACGACTATTTTCAGCCAGAGGCCTATATTCCTTCCTCGGATACGTACATCGAGAAGGATTCGAGTATCAATGAAGAGATCGATAAACTTCGCCATGCGGCTACGAGTTCATTGTTTGAACGCAGGGATGTCATCATTGTAGCGAGTGTGTCCTGCATTTATGGTTTGGGTTCACCGCATTCGTATTCCAGCATGCTTTTGTCCCTGCGGGTAGGCATGGAGAAACCGCGCAATCAGATTTTGTCTCGTCTGGTGGAGATTCAGTACCAACGGAATGATATTAACTTTGTGCGGGGCACGTTCCGCGTACGCGGTGATGTCATTGAGATTTTCCCTGCGTCGAAGGGTGAGCATGCGATTCGGGTGGAGTTGTTCGGAGATGAGATTGAGAAAATTACGGAAATTGACGTGTTAACCGGAGAACTGGTTGGCGAACGTGAACATATTGCGATCTTCCCGGCGTCTCACTTCGTAACCCAAGAAGAGACGATGCGCGTGGCGCTGGTGAATATTGAGCGTGAACTGGAAGAACGGCTTGAAGTATTGCGTGAACAAGGGAAATTGCTGGAGGCTCAGCGACTGGAGCAACGTACACGGTATGATATCGAGATGATGAAGGAAGTCGGTTTCTGTTCAGGAATCGAGAACTATTCCGGACCACTGACATTCCGCGAACGTGGCGATACACCCTACACGCTGATGGACTATTTTCCGGATGATATGTTGATCGTGGTCGATGAGTCTCATGTGACGCTGCCACAGATCCGTGCGATGTATAACGGTGACCAAGCCAGGAAGAACGTGCTGGTTGAACATGGATTCCGTCTGCCATCTGCACTGGATAACCGTCCGCTCAAATTCGAAGAGTTTGAGGGAAAGATGAATCAGATCATCTATGTATCTGCGACACCAGGTCCTTACGAGATAGAGCATACGGATACAATGGTACAACAGATCATTCGTCCTACCGGTCTGCTTGATCCAATTATTGAACTGCGTCCAACGAAGGGGCAAATCGATGACCTAATCGGTGAGATTAACGACCGGATTGCCAAGGATGAACGTGTCTTGATCACGACATTAACGAAAAAGATGTCCGAGGATCTGACAGATTATCTGAAGGAGGTCGGCATCAAGGTGCGATATTTGCACTCTGAGATCAAGACGTTGGAACGTATGGCGATCCTGCGTGATCTCAGGTTGGGTACATTCCATGTGTTGATCGGAATCAACCTGCTCAGGGAAGGTCTGGATCTTCCCGAGGTTTCTCTGGTAGCCATTTTGGATGCGGACAAGGAAGGGTTCCTGCGCTCCGAACGATCGCTGATTCAAACGATTGGCCGGGCGGCACGGAACAGCGAAGGTCGAGTTATCCTGTATGGTGACAAAGTGACGGATTCGATGGATAAGGCGATTAAGGAAACGGAACGCCGTCGTGCAATTCAGATTGAATATAACGAAAAACATGGCATTACACCACAGACGATTCGTAAAAAAGTGCGTGATGTGATTGAAGCAACCAAAGTGGCCGAATCCAAGAAAGACTATCTTACAGGCGCTGCTGAGAAGATGTCGAAGAAGGAACGTCAGTCGCTTATTCAGCGCCTAGAGGCAGAGATGAAAGACGCCGCCAAAAACCTGCAGTTTGAGCGTGCTGCTGAACTTCGCGATGCATTGTTGGAGCTGCGTGCAGAATAG
- a CDS encoding flagellar motor protein encodes MDIATLIGIIAGIAAVISGFLWEGGQLSGLLQKTAALIVFGGTIAAVVASFPAHRLRTIPAALRMAFGRNNNESSQWVEELVDMSSIARRSGVLALERKVMDHPHPFLQDGIQMVVDGTDQDVVRQIMEMEIDSVEQKHEGYAKIFESAGGYAPTMGIIGTVMGLIQVLGSLTDPTGLGPAIAVAFTATLYGVASANLIFLPIASKIKSRGADEIQTMEMLLEGVLAIQNGENPQLVRKRLESFTLTHRQTTRPVVKEGLDESAQ; translated from the coding sequence ATGGATATTGCGACACTTATCGGCATTATTGCCGGGATTGCCGCAGTCATTAGCGGTTTTTTATGGGAAGGGGGCCAATTATCAGGTTTGTTACAGAAAACGGCTGCTTTAATTGTATTTGGTGGAACGATTGCAGCAGTGGTTGCCAGCTTCCCTGCACATCGACTGCGTACGATTCCAGCTGCCCTGAGAATGGCTTTTGGACGCAACAACAACGAATCAAGCCAATGGGTTGAAGAACTTGTGGACATGTCTTCCATTGCTCGACGCTCGGGTGTACTTGCACTGGAACGCAAAGTGATGGATCACCCGCATCCCTTTTTACAAGACGGTATTCAAATGGTCGTCGATGGTACGGATCAGGATGTTGTTCGCCAGATCATGGAGATGGAGATTGACTCCGTTGAACAAAAACATGAAGGTTATGCCAAAATTTTCGAATCAGCAGGTGGTTATGCCCCAACCATGGGGATCATTGGTACCGTTATGGGCCTTATTCAGGTCCTTGGCAGCCTGACCGATCCTACCGGACTCGGACCAGCGATTGCTGTAGCCTTTACCGCCACCCTATACGGGGTCGCCAGTGCCAATCTGATCTTTTTGCCCATAGCCTCCAAAATCAAATCCCGCGGAGCAGATGAAATTCAAACAATGGAAATGCTGCTCGAAGGTGTGCTTGCCATTCAGAACGGGGAGAACCCTCAACTGGTGCGTAAACGGCTGGAATCCTTCACACTTACTCATCGTCAAACCACACGACCTGTAGTGAAGGAGGGATTGGATGAGTCGGCGCAGTAA
- a CDS encoding OmpA/MotB family protein — translation MSRRSKRRGKREPADHRDRWMITYADLITLLLIFFVIMYAMSHLDSGKYDVVTQSLQNTFNQSNSLLDQGEGIAGTAGQAITKNPPSQIQGEDPGEGEGSISGSETDIPEEDDQPLTEREEQFRSQEQELQNLFNVITQYIEDNKLENQIFVADKPQGISITLSDHFLFDQGQAALKGDAAPTLTKLASLFRDLNTVVSIEGHTDNVPVGANSTYKDNWELSGERALSVLRFFLDKEKLDPDGFQYAGYADTRPTSDNTTAAGRQKNRRVEITVLRQLQP, via the coding sequence ATGAGTCGGCGCAGTAAGCGGCGCGGAAAACGTGAACCTGCCGATCATCGGGATCGCTGGATGATTACCTATGCCGATCTCATTACCCTGCTGCTGATCTTCTTCGTCATCATGTATGCCATGAGCCATCTCGATTCAGGTAAATATGACGTTGTTACTCAATCGTTGCAAAATACGTTTAACCAATCCAACTCCCTGCTTGACCAAGGTGAAGGGATTGCTGGTACAGCGGGACAAGCGATTACCAAGAATCCGCCATCTCAGATTCAAGGGGAGGACCCCGGAGAGGGTGAAGGCTCCATCTCAGGTTCCGAGACGGATATTCCCGAAGAGGATGATCAGCCCCTTACGGAACGGGAAGAACAATTCAGGTCACAGGAACAGGAGTTACAAAATCTGTTCAACGTGATTACCCAATATATTGAGGATAATAAACTGGAAAATCAGATTTTTGTCGCGGACAAGCCCCAGGGCATCTCCATTACGCTCAGTGACCACTTCCTGTTTGATCAGGGACAGGCAGCCCTCAAAGGCGATGCTGCACCCACACTGACCAAACTGGCAAGCCTGTTCCGTGATCTCAACACTGTTGTCAGCATTGAAGGGCATACGGACAACGTTCCTGTCGGTGCGAACTCTACCTATAAAGACAACTGGGAACTTTCCGGTGAACGCGCATTGTCTGTATTACGATTTTTCCTGGATAAAGAAAAACTCGACCCTGACGGATTCCAGTATGCCGGATACGCGGACACACGCCCAACCAGTGACAACACCACAGCGGCTGGACGGCAAAAGAACCGCCGTGTGGAAATTACCGTTTTGCGCCAACTCCAGCCCTAG
- a CDS encoding ABC transporter permease: MNSLNIAWLMIRRTILRKRGFIAFFLLPCLVVSGAVLLFGSEQGTRAVIPYVNEDQGAAGEWILGELGQKEEYLLKPMNNVAELKEAIAQQKGSSGMIIPANYTNDLLKNKQAEVQLVELRVSESSYTLRAAVEGLAAGLNQSASAVLAATNAASGEAPDPAQVQAKFEQLLVELGKHQISGEATDLQIYPKPGLNNVTGFTIMFMMGLLTSAVAVIMEDRRQRTMARVYTAPVRAYEIALGNFLGSFAIGMIQIVLVLGISRWVLHYDAGIPFGIHFLILAAFMLVSMGIASTVAGLIRESKNANMLNSLIITPTCMIGGCFWPLSIMPDYMQKLANFVPQKWTIQAVETVSAGGTLSDITLPLLILGGMAAILLTVGSVILRPSQPGVDS, from the coding sequence ATGAATAGTCTGAATATTGCCTGGTTGATGATCCGGCGTACCATATTGCGCAAACGTGGCTTCATTGCGTTTTTTCTCCTTCCCTGTCTTGTCGTCAGTGGAGCGGTTCTGTTGTTTGGGAGTGAGCAAGGAACACGTGCGGTCATTCCCTATGTAAACGAAGATCAGGGAGCAGCAGGCGAATGGATCTTGGGTGAGCTTGGCCAGAAGGAGGAATACCTGCTCAAACCAATGAACAATGTCGCCGAACTTAAGGAAGCCATAGCCCAGCAAAAGGGGAGTTCCGGGATGATCATCCCGGCGAATTATACAAATGACCTGTTGAAAAATAAACAGGCTGAAGTACAGCTGGTCGAGCTTCGTGTCAGTGAAAGCTCTTATACGCTGAGAGCCGCGGTGGAGGGGTTGGCAGCTGGACTGAATCAGTCGGCTTCGGCAGTACTGGCGGCAACAAATGCGGCTTCTGGTGAGGCTCCTGATCCTGCTCAGGTACAAGCCAAATTCGAACAGTTGTTAGTGGAATTGGGCAAACATCAAATTTCGGGCGAAGCAACCGACCTTCAGATTTATCCGAAACCGGGCCTGAACAACGTGACCGGATTTACGATTATGTTCATGATGGGGCTGCTGACGAGTGCTGTTGCTGTTATTATGGAAGATCGCAGGCAGCGAACGATGGCAAGGGTCTACACGGCCCCAGTCCGCGCCTATGAAATCGCGCTTGGTAATTTCCTGGGCAGCTTTGCGATTGGCATGATCCAGATTGTTCTGGTTCTGGGGATCAGCAGATGGGTGCTTCATTATGATGCGGGAATTCCCTTTGGCATTCATTTCCTCATTCTGGCTGCGTTCATGCTGGTTTCCATGGGCATTGCAAGTACGGTTGCCGGATTGATCCGTGAATCCAAAAATGCAAACATGTTGAATTCGCTGATCATTACACCGACGTGTATGATTGGCGGCTGCTTCTGGCCGCTGTCGATTATGCCGGACTACATGCAAAAACTCGCTAATTTTGTGCCACAGAAATGGACGATTCAGGCTGTGGAAACAGTCTCTGCAGGCGGTACATTGTCAGATATCACACTGCCGCTGTTAATTCTGGGGGGCATGGCTGCCATTTTGCTGACCGTGGGTTCGGTGATTTTACGTCCCAGCCAGCCGGGTGTAGACTCTTGA
- a CDS encoding ABC transporter permease has translation MKVWHICIFELRRILKIRSVLLNLFILPLLLIFILGTALSSTMDTGKGAIPDSVRVGILQAESSSGWVSKALKSFVASPAIASMMNVQSMSSEEEAVYALRRGELDFAVIVPADLEEQIMKGKEAKLQWILGKDGTLNVVGQTLFARFTDELNRQVAGAKVLGPEAMAVMGVKSQTNASNASFVTVSSPGKAGNSYSASQYYAASMLAMFMLYSGMTTSNSLFGERDKKTLMRLQAAPIGNGVIFAGKIAGNSLLAFMQAILIVLMTHWLYGVNWGTHPWLIVLICVLITLASMTLGVIVSLLFKNATSASAALQGIIIAMTFISGGFTPIAIDFVQRISEFTVNHWALQSFLRMMLNAPVSEIMSSIMMLSAVCAVLVAAAALIYRKAGYRYE, from the coding sequence ATGAAAGTATGGCATATTTGTATCTTTGAGTTAAGACGCATACTGAAAATTCGCTCGGTTCTGCTGAACCTGTTCATTTTGCCGTTGCTGCTGATCTTTATATTGGGTACTGCACTTTCCAGTACGATGGATACTGGTAAGGGAGCGATCCCGGACTCGGTGAGAGTGGGTATTCTACAGGCAGAATCTTCATCCGGTTGGGTCAGTAAAGCGCTGAAATCGTTTGTGGCTTCTCCGGCGATAGCGAGCATGATGAATGTACAATCCATGTCTTCAGAAGAAGAGGCTGTGTATGCTCTGCGTCGTGGTGAACTGGATTTTGCAGTCATCGTCCCAGCCGATCTGGAGGAGCAGATCATGAAAGGGAAAGAGGCGAAACTGCAATGGATACTGGGGAAAGATGGCACGCTTAATGTCGTGGGTCAGACGTTGTTTGCCCGATTCACAGACGAACTGAACAGACAAGTCGCTGGGGCAAAGGTGTTAGGTCCGGAAGCGATGGCTGTAATGGGTGTGAAATCGCAAACCAATGCCTCGAACGCATCCTTTGTAACGGTCAGTAGTCCTGGAAAAGCGGGGAATTCCTATAGTGCTTCACAATACTATGCGGCTTCCATGCTCGCCATGTTCATGCTTTATTCAGGCATGACAACAAGTAATAGCCTTTTTGGGGAGAGAGACAAAAAAACATTAATGCGCTTACAGGCAGCCCCAATTGGCAATGGAGTCATCTTTGCAGGGAAAATTGCAGGCAATAGCCTCCTTGCTTTCATGCAGGCCATCCTCATCGTACTGATGACACATTGGTTATACGGTGTGAACTGGGGTACACATCCTTGGCTGATTGTTCTGATCTGTGTGCTGATTACGCTGGCTTCGATGACTCTCGGCGTAATTGTTTCTCTGCTCTTCAAAAATGCCACATCGGCAAGTGCTGCTCTGCAGGGCATTATCATTGCCATGACGTTTATCAGCGGCGGCTTTACACCGATTGCCATTGATTTTGTACAACGAATAAGTGAATTTACGGTAAACCACTGGGCTTTGCAAAGTTTTCTTCGAATGATGCTGAACGCTCCCGTAAGTGAAATCATGTCCAGCATCATGATGCTGAGTGCGGTATGTGCGGTACTTGTAGCGGCAGCGGCATTGATCTATAGAAAGGCGGGATACCGCTATGAATAG
- a CDS encoding ABC transporter ATP-binding protein: MVVILEVENLVKRYGSKISVDHLNLNVGKGEIFGLLGPNGAGKSTTISMIAGLLNFDQGEIRLGGISVKERPLEVKRKIGLVPQDLALYETMSAADNVTFFARLYGLRGKLLKEKVEESLEFVGLQDRAKDAPSTFSGGMKRRLNIACAITHRPELIIMDEPTVGIDPQSRNHILESVRTLNQMGSTIIYTSHYMEEVAAISHRVAIMDKGHIIACGTEAELRERVATEEKIVLTTLGIGPAVVEELKLHPRVRAVEVSGDTLTITLPAAQPDLQDMLFICSKHEVSIQSLQVEEPDLETLFLNLTGRTLRD; encoded by the coding sequence ATGGTTGTTATACTTGAAGTCGAAAATTTAGTGAAACGATATGGCAGCAAGATTTCGGTGGATCATTTAAACCTGAATGTGGGCAAAGGTGAAATCTTCGGGCTGCTGGGTCCCAATGGGGCAGGCAAAAGTACGACCATCAGCATGATTGCCGGGCTCCTGAACTTCGATCAGGGCGAAATCCGTCTGGGTGGCATATCCGTTAAGGAAAGACCGCTTGAAGTTAAGCGAAAGATCGGGCTGGTGCCGCAGGATCTGGCTTTATACGAAACGATGAGTGCTGCAGATAACGTCACTTTTTTTGCCCGGTTATACGGGCTGCGTGGGAAGCTGCTGAAGGAAAAGGTAGAGGAATCGCTGGAGTTTGTAGGTTTGCAGGACAGAGCGAAGGATGCCCCGTCCACCTTCTCCGGTGGGATGAAACGCAGGCTGAATATTGCATGTGCCATTACGCACCGCCCGGAGCTGATCATTATGGATGAACCGACGGTCGGTATTGATCCGCAATCTCGGAATCATATTCTGGAATCGGTGCGCACACTTAATCAGATGGGTTCAACCATTATCTATACCAGTCATTATATGGAAGAAGTTGCTGCGATCAGCCACCGGGTAGCGATTATGGATAAAGGTCATATTATTGCGTGCGGTACTGAAGCAGAACTGAGAGAACGGGTCGCAACCGAGGAAAAAATCGTACTCACGACTTTGGGTATCGGTCCAGCTGTGGTGGAGGAGTTGAAACTGCACCCCCGCGTGCGAGCGGTAGAGGTTTCGGGGGATACACTGACGATTACGTTGCCTGCGGCACAGCCAGATCTGCAAGATATGCTTTTCATTTGCAGCAAACACGAAGTTTCCATTCAGTCGCTCCAGGTCGAAGAGCCGGATCTGGAAACGTTGTTCCTCAATCTGACCGGACGTACGCTGCGGGACTAG